In the Acidobacteriota bacterium genome, one interval contains:
- a CDS encoding thiamine pyrophosphate-dependent enzyme, translating to MNRSLEALRHYAFMKLARDLDSRFESLLLTGRISKWYSEVGNEATTVACGLALGPGDVLCSLHRDLGAILSVYLDPARTFPGFDFGEPDQRRDDPVRLLYRLACQLLGRADGFSQGIERSFHYAFMAPEQGIRHVGMISHLGSMIPVAAGCAFGLQRQGEQRVAMNFIGDGGTSTGDFHEGLNMAAVWKLPLVLVVENNRYAFSTPVSSQYACESLASRGAGYGIPGVQVDGNDPLAVAQVAAEAVARARAGEGPTLIEAMLGRMRGHSEGDDSLKVVPENELEAYVAADPVPGFARRLEAAGLLDATVRERLDTRIGELVEEALSAALDSPPPESATARRPIFAPVPESTPDAPTAAPEGPPASEESPSTERPQSTYVEAVHRALQEEMERDDRVVLMGQDIGVFEGAFRVTRGLWQRWPDRVLDTPIAESGTLGIAAGAALLGYRPVVEMQFADFISCGFNQLVNVAAKLHYRWQLPCPLVVRLPSGGGVGAGPFHSQNPEGWFAHVAGLKVVCPATAEDAL from the coding sequence GTGAATCGCTCCCTGGAAGCCCTCCGTCATTACGCCTTCATGAAGCTCGCCCGCGACCTCGACTCGCGCTTCGAGTCGCTGTTGCTCACCGGCCGCATCTCCAAGTGGTACAGCGAGGTGGGCAACGAAGCCACCACCGTCGCCTGCGGCCTCGCTCTGGGACCGGGGGATGTGCTGTGCTCGTTGCACCGAGACCTGGGAGCCATCCTGTCGGTGTACCTGGACCCGGCCCGCACCTTCCCCGGCTTTGACTTCGGCGAGCCGGACCAGCGTCGAGACGATCCGGTACGCCTACTCTACCGCCTCGCCTGTCAGCTGCTGGGTCGCGCCGACGGGTTCTCCCAAGGCATCGAGCGCTCCTTCCACTACGCCTTCATGGCGCCGGAGCAGGGCATCCGCCACGTCGGGATGATCAGCCACCTGGGCTCCATGATCCCGGTGGCCGCCGGCTGTGCCTTCGGTCTCCAGCGCCAGGGCGAGCAGCGGGTGGCGATGAACTTCATCGGCGACGGCGGAACCTCCACCGGCGACTTCCACGAGGGCCTCAACATGGCGGCGGTGTGGAAGCTGCCGCTGGTGCTGGTGGTAGAGAACAACCGCTACGCCTTCTCCACCCCGGTGAGCAGCCAATACGCCTGCGAATCCCTCGCCTCCCGCGGTGCTGGCTACGGCATCCCCGGCGTGCAGGTGGACGGCAACGATCCGCTGGCGGTGGCCCAGGTCGCAGCGGAAGCGGTGGCCCGCGCCCGCGCCGGTGAGGGTCCCACCCTCATCGAGGCGATGCTCGGCCGCATGCGCGGTCATAGCGAAGGGGACGACTCCCTCAAGGTAGTGCCGGAGAACGAGCTCGAGGCCTATGTGGCGGCGGATCCGGTCCCCGGCTTCGCTCGCCGCCTGGAAGCCGCGGGCCTCCTCGATGCCACCGTGCGCGAACGGCTCGACACTCGCATCGGCGAGCTGGTGGAGGAAGCTCTGTCGGCGGCTCTCGACTCCCCGCCACCGGAATCCGCCACCGCGCGGCGCCCGATCTTCGCCCCGGTGCCGGAGTCAACCCCCGACGCACCCACCGCGGCCCCGGAGGGCCCTCCGGCCAGCGAGGAATCCCCAAGCACCGAAAGGCCCCAGAGCACCTACGTGGAAGCCGTCCATCGAGCCCTCCAGGAGGAGATGGAGCGGGACGACCGGGTGGTGCTCATGGGCCAGGACATCGGCGTCTTCGAGGGCGCCTTCCGGGTCACCCGCGGACTCTGGCAGCGCTGGCCGGACCGCGTTCTGGACACCCCCATCGCCGAGAGCGGCACCCTCGGTATCGCCGCCGGTGCGGCGCTGCTGGGCTATCGGCCGGTGGTGGAAATGCAATTCGCCGACTTCATCTCCTGCGGCTTCAACCAGCTGGTCAACGTCGCCGCCAAGCTCCACTATCGCTGGCAGCTACCCTGCCCTTTGGTGGTGCGGCTACCCTCCGGCGGCGGCGTCGGCGCCGGCCCCTTCCACTCCCAGAACCCGGAGGGCTGGTTCGCTCACGTGGCCGGCCTCAAGGTCGTCTGCCCCGCCACCGCGGAGGACGCCCT
- a CDS encoding serine/threonine-protein kinase, whose protein sequence is MDERNTGSILDGKYEVLDRLGSGGMGDIYLVRHLHLEQKRILKILRRELAEDTDAQKRFLREARLATDLKHPNVAILYDYARLEDGHFYTAWEYIDGEDVGRWLADKGCFPIPLALQLGIQALRGLEAIHTAGVVHRDVSPDNLMITRDRRGRHLLKIIDLGLAKALTPDPKLEVTQAGTFMGKLRYCSPEQAGALKGEGLDRRSDLYSFGLVLYEMITGQSPFDAENAPGSVFKRLTEEPLPMVGRNPEVEVPSELDLVVRRSLARDRDDRYGDAIAFIEALEPLLEGFGGRPNTAAPAPKSAESATRRSGSLISKQEREDLLAQIDRAARRMKQTTRMLGEAEEAARDGKVEEARRIAQELEASHPRASGLVELKELLAEVDPSRIPPPRPPSGPPIPTPPTPTSEAAPQPPESEKLPEAESLPDFAPGEAPTGKAPTGEAPAEEPPPPAVTEAAAPSEELPEIPLSEPELTPLDPSETAPLEDSRVLQTVQDEPEEEDEAEAAPESPEEEEPAGMSPEEAVREAEAMVERYLKERKTKLATLALDALLELQPEHPRRKDFQDWVRLIKEEEQQGERAQKALEAGREALAQGNVKGARKQLELVARHDPTGELADQLQAEIDELSTRQSQTEEFATHSVQFEAALADGDVDKADEIYRQLTDLGVAKVTLTLYEKRLATERSRQRDLEVVEPFEQRIDARLEAEDWKGAREVVRELSEALPESPLPAQLLDRVDRREQLAQRQRSVIYGAQQVQEFIAAGEAEKAGLALRILRQMDPENPDWISLEERVASLRSS, encoded by the coding sequence GTGGACGAACGCAATACAGGAAGCATTCTCGACGGCAAGTACGAGGTCTTGGACCGCCTTGGTAGTGGCGGTATGGGGGATATTTACCTCGTGCGCCATCTGCATCTGGAGCAGAAACGGATCCTCAAGATCCTGCGTCGAGAGCTGGCGGAGGATACTGACGCCCAGAAGCGCTTTCTGCGGGAAGCGCGGCTAGCCACCGATCTCAAACACCCCAACGTCGCCATCCTCTACGACTACGCACGGCTGGAGGACGGCCACTTTTACACCGCCTGGGAGTACATCGACGGCGAGGACGTCGGCCGCTGGCTGGCGGACAAAGGCTGCTTTCCCATCCCCCTGGCGCTCCAGCTGGGGATCCAGGCCCTGCGCGGGCTGGAAGCGATCCACACCGCCGGGGTCGTCCACCGCGACGTCAGCCCCGACAACTTGATGATCACCCGCGACCGCCGTGGCCGGCACCTGCTCAAGATCATCGACCTGGGCCTGGCCAAGGCTCTGACCCCGGACCCCAAGCTCGAGGTCACCCAGGCGGGCACCTTCATGGGCAAGCTGCGCTACTGCTCCCCCGAGCAAGCCGGAGCCCTCAAGGGCGAAGGCCTGGACCGGCGTTCGGACCTATACTCCTTCGGCCTGGTGCTCTACGAGATGATCACCGGCCAAAGCCCCTTCGATGCCGAGAACGCCCCGGGCTCCGTCTTCAAGCGCCTCACCGAGGAGCCACTGCCCATGGTCGGCCGCAACCCCGAGGTGGAGGTCCCCTCGGAGCTCGACTTGGTGGTGCGCCGCTCCTTGGCCCGGGATCGGGACGACCGCTACGGCGATGCCATCGCCTTCATCGAAGCCCTGGAGCCGCTGCTGGAAGGTTTCGGCGGCCGCCCCAACACCGCCGCCCCGGCCCCCAAGAGCGCCGAGAGCGCGACCCGGCGCTCCGGCAGCCTGATCTCGAAGCAGGAGCGCGAAGACCTCCTCGCCCAGATCGATCGGGCGGCGCGGCGCATGAAGCAGACCACCCGCATGCTGGGGGAAGCGGAAGAGGCCGCCCGCGACGGCAAGGTGGAGGAAGCTCGGCGCATCGCCCAGGAGCTCGAGGCCAGCCATCCTCGGGCCAGCGGTCTGGTAGAGCTCAAGGAGCTGCTGGCGGAGGTCGACCCGAGCCGGATTCCTCCTCCCCGGCCACCGTCTGGGCCGCCCATCCCGACGCCGCCCACCCCGACATCCGAGGCGGCGCCGCAACCGCCGGAATCGGAGAAGCTCCCGGAAGCCGAGTCGCTGCCGGACTTCGCCCCCGGGGAAGCGCCAACCGGGAAAGCGCCAACCGGGGAAGCACCAGCCGAGGAGCCGCCACCGCCCGCCGTCACCGAGGCCGCCGCCCCCAGCGAAGAGCTGCCCGAGATTCCTCTTTCGGAACCCGAGCTGACGCCCTTGGACCCTTCCGAGACCGCTCCGCTTGAAGACTCCCGGGTCCTTCAGACGGTGCAGGACGAGCCCGAGGAGGAGGACGAAGCGGAAGCAGCCCCAGAGAGCCCTGAGGAAGAAGAGCCCGCTGGCATGAGCCCCGAGGAAGCCGTCCGCGAGGCGGAAGCGATGGTCGAGCGCTATCTCAAGGAGCGCAAGACCAAGCTCGCCACCCTCGCCCTCGACGCCCTCCTGGAGCTCCAACCGGAGCATCCGCGGCGCAAGGACTTCCAGGATTGGGTGCGGCTGATCAAAGAGGAAGAGCAGCAAGGGGAGCGCGCCCAAAAGGCCCTCGAAGCCGGCCGCGAAGCCCTGGCCCAGGGCAATGTCAAGGGGGCCCGCAAACAGCTGGAGCTCGTCGCCCGCCACGATCCCACCGGCGAGCTGGCGGATCAGCTGCAGGCGGAGATCGACGAGCTGAGCACCCGCCAAAGCCAGACCGAGGAATTCGCCACCCACAGCGTGCAATTCGAAGCGGCCCTGGCCGACGGCGATGTCGACAAAGCGGACGAAATCTACCGCCAGCTGACGGACCTCGGCGTCGCCAAGGTCACCCTCACCCTGTACGAAAAGCGACTGGCCACCGAGCGCAGCCGGCAGCGGGACCTGGAGGTCGTCGAACCATTCGAACAACGCATCGATGCGCGGCTGGAAGCGGAGGATTGGAAGGGGGCCCGGGAAGTGGTGCGGGAGCTTAGCGAAGCCCTGCCGGAAAGCCCGCTGCCGGCTCAGCTGCTGGACCGCGTCGACCGTCGGGAGCAACTGGCCCAACGCCAGCGCTCGGTGATCTACGGCGCCCAGCAGGTCCAGGAGTTCATCGCCGCCGGCGAGGCCGAGAAGGCCGGCCTGGCGCTGCGCATCCTGCGCCAGATGGATCCGGAGAACCCGGATTGGATCAGCCTCGAAGAACGGGTCGCCAGCCTCCGCAGCTCTTGA
- a CDS encoding sigma-54 dependent transcriptional regulator, producing the protein MSHGKSIQVVLADDERPVRILLERDLPDAGRMIVAVKSGQDALESPRESDYDQALLDLKIPSFGRLESFHRRADGDSGDADLLVLSAEGADDQAFDAVDIEPEAYDFLTKPLRTDDLRKLIEEADSVRSEDTVSSILERVPGFSQLNAPVLGESAAMVRLLQLVERIASSTATVLMQGETGSGKGMVARLIHELSSRREARFVAINCSAFQDHLLESELFGHEKGAFTGAVATKKGLFEVADQGTLFLDEVAEMTHAMQAKLLQVLDAGELRRVGGTSPRKVDARIIAATNKDLRKEVDAGNFREDLLFRLNVVTLTVPPLRKRSEEIPQLVDGFLKRFQGRGLPPKTFSESALSLMQSYSWPGNVRELANTIEGLLLLVPEEIIQPDDLPQNIRPSLRENQTGELVTAPVPLAEVERLHIERTLRYTEGKKAPAARLLGIDVKTLSKKIRDYEIELPS; encoded by the coding sequence ATGAGCCACGGGAAATCCATCCAGGTCGTGCTCGCCGACGACGAGCGCCCGGTGCGCATCCTTCTGGAGCGCGACCTACCCGATGCCGGCCGCATGATCGTGGCGGTGAAGAGCGGTCAGGACGCCCTCGAATCCCCCCGGGAGAGCGACTACGACCAGGCGCTGCTGGACCTCAAGATCCCCTCCTTCGGCCGCCTGGAGAGCTTCCACCGCCGCGCCGACGGCGACAGCGGCGACGCGGACCTGCTGGTGCTCTCCGCCGAAGGAGCCGACGACCAGGCCTTCGACGCGGTCGACATCGAGCCCGAGGCCTACGACTTCCTCACCAAGCCCCTGCGCACCGACGACCTGCGCAAGCTCATCGAGGAGGCGGACTCGGTACGTAGCGAGGACACCGTCTCCTCCATTCTCGAACGGGTTCCCGGGTTTAGCCAGCTCAACGCCCCGGTGCTCGGCGAGAGCGCCGCCATGGTGCGGCTGTTGCAGCTGGTGGAGCGCATCGCCAGCTCCACCGCCACGGTCTTGATGCAAGGGGAGACGGGCTCCGGCAAGGGCATGGTGGCGCGGCTCATCCACGAGCTCAGCTCGCGGCGGGAAGCGCGCTTCGTCGCGATCAATTGCAGCGCCTTCCAGGACCACCTGCTGGAGAGCGAGCTCTTCGGTCACGAGAAGGGGGCTTTCACCGGCGCCGTCGCCACCAAGAAGGGCCTCTTCGAGGTCGCCGACCAGGGCACTCTCTTCCTCGATGAGGTGGCGGAGATGACTCACGCCATGCAGGCCAAGTTGCTCCAGGTCCTGGACGCCGGCGAGCTGCGGCGGGTCGGCGGCACCTCCCCGCGCAAGGTCGACGCGCGCATCATCGCCGCCACCAACAAGGACCTGCGCAAAGAGGTCGACGCTGGCAACTTTCGCGAGGACCTGCTCTTCCGGCTCAACGTGGTGACCCTGACGGTGCCGCCCCTGCGCAAACGCAGCGAGGAGATCCCGCAGCTGGTAGACGGCTTCCTCAAGCGCTTCCAGGGCCGCGGCCTGCCCCCCAAGACCTTTTCCGAGAGCGCCCTGAGCCTGATGCAGAGCTACTCTTGGCCGGGCAACGTGCGAGAGCTGGCCAACACCATCGAGGGCCTTCTCCTGCTGGTGCCCGAAGAGATCATCCAGCCCGACGACCTGCCACAAAACATCCGCCCCTCCCTGCGCGAGAATCAGACCGGCGAGCTGGTCACCGCCCCCGTGCCCCTGGCGGAGGTGGAGCGGCTGCACATCGAGCGCACGCTGCGCTACACCGAGGGCAAGAAGGCGCCGGCGGCGCGGCTCCTGGGCATCGACGTCAAGACCCTGAGCAAGAAGATCCGCGACTACGAGATCGAGCTTCCTTCCTAG